Proteins encoded within one genomic window of Buteo buteo chromosome 30, bButBut1.hap1.1, whole genome shotgun sequence:
- the SUV39H1 gene encoding histone-lysine N-methyltransferase SUV39H1 isoform X2 encodes MAENLKGCSVCCKSSWSRLQDLCRLERVRCPALGVTRRNLGDFEVEYLCDYKRVRDEEYYLVKWRGYPESANTWEPRKNLRCHGLLKQLHQDLARAPGGPVRPGPRGLPARAASYLVQKAEQRRALRRWERLLNSTRSHRGRIAVENEVDLHGPPRDFVYINEYKVGAGVNLTPVAVGCECRDCLAEAAGGCCPGASRNKFAYNEAGQVRIRAGLPIYECNSRCRCGADCPNRVVQKGIRYDLCIFRTGNGRGWGVRTLERIRKNSFVMEYVGEIITSEEAERRGQVYDRQGATYLFDLDYVEDVYTVDAAHYGNISHFVNHSVYNVFIENLDERLPRIALFATRPIRAGEELTFDYNMHVDPVDAESTRMDSNFGLAGGGLGGSPRARGRIECKCGAAACRKYLF; translated from the exons ATGGcggaaaatttaaaag GCTGCTCCGTCTGTTGTAAATCGTCGTGGTCGCGGCTGCAGGACCTGTGCCGCCTGGAGCGGGTGCGCTGCCCGGCGCTCGGCGTCACCCGACGGAACCTGGGGGACTTCGAGGTGGAGTACCTCTGCGACTACAAGCGTGTGAGG GACGAGGAGTACTACCTGGTGAAGTGGCGGGGTTACCCCGAGAGCGCCAACACCTGGGAGCCCCGCAAGAACCTGCGTTGCCACGGGCTGCTGAAGCAACTGCACCAGGACCTGGCTCGTGCCCCGGGGGGGCCGGTCCGCCCCGGTCCGCGGGGGTTGCCCGCCCGCGCCGCTTCCTACCTGGTGCAGAAAGCGGAGCAACGCCGGGCCCTGCGGCGCTGGGAGCGGCTCCTCAACAGCACCCGCAGCCACCGGGGTCGCATCGCCGTGGAGAACGAGGTGGACTTGCACGGCCCCCCCCGGGACTTCGTTTACATCAACGAGTACAAGGTGGGGGCCGGCGTCAACCTGACGCCGGTGGCGGTGGGCTGCGAGTGCCGCGACTGCCtggcggaggcggcgggcggTTGTTGCCCCGGGGCGTCCCGCAACAAGTTCGCCTACAACGAGGCGGGGCAGGTGCGCATCCGGGCGGGGCTGCCCATCTACGAGTGCAACTCGCGGTGCCGCTGCGGCGCCGACTGCCCCAACCGCGTGGTGCAGAAGGGCATCCGCTACGACCTCTGCATCTTCCGCACCGGCAACGGACGCGGCTGGGGCGTCCGCACCCTCGAGCGTATCCGCAAGAACAGCTTCGTCATGGAGTACGTGGGGGAG ATCATCACGTCGGAGGAGGCGGAGCGCCGGGGGCAGGTGTACGACCGGCAGGGAGCCACCTACCTCTTCGACCTGGACTACGTGGAGGACGTCTACACCGTGGACGCGGCCCACTACGGCAACATCTCCCACTTTGTCAACCACAGC GTCTACAACGTCTTCATCGAGAACCTGGACGAGCGCCTGCCGCGCATCGCCCTCTTCGCCACCCGCCCCATCCGCGCCGGCGAGGAGCTCACCTTCGACTACAACATGCACG TGGACCCGGTGGACGCGGAGAGCACCCGCATGGACTCCAACTTTGgactggcgggggggggcctggggggctCCCCCCGGGCCCGGGGGCGCATCGAATGCAAGTGCGGGGCCGCCGCCTGTCGCAAGTACCTCTTCTGA
- the WDR13 gene encoding WD repeat-containing protein 13, giving the protein MAAVWQQVLAVDARYAAYRTPRWPQFRTQYVRRRSQLLREQAQGGTLEGGTRRWYLRVRARLLAQRYGALSEQSSCRAHSSSALRASRTTLDRMEDFEEDPRVARGHRRSLSRGSHPGVPRGTTDERPPGVVPTPLAEASRAMAGDTTLSENYAFAGVYHVFDQHTDSAVPKVQFAHDDRHLLACCSLDGTISVCRLAPGPPAVLRVLRGHGGGVADFAWSLSNDVLVSASLDGTLRLWAPADGRCIRRVPDPDGAALLCCAFQPLNNNLTVVGSARHMVRVVNISTGKAARGGAGRLPGRVLALCFDSPGRVLWAGDDRGSVSSFLCDPGTGRLTKASRVVVQAGGSITSLSARAWASREAPDPSLLVNACPDRLLLFRVVEEEGSGAPGLRLRRSFPTRHREQPLRSCFCPLMSFRQGACVVTGSEDACVHFFDVGRAARATVNTLQGHGGAVLAVAFNCDESLLASSDAAGTVIVWRRQHA; this is encoded by the exons atggccgCCGTCTGGCAGCAGGTACTCGCCGTGGATGCCAG GTACGCAGCCTACCGCACGCCCCGCTGGCCCCAGTTCCGGACGCAGTACGTGCGACGGCGCAGCCAGCTGCTGCGGGAGCAAGCGCAGGGAGGGACGCTGGAAGGCGGCACCCGGCGCTGGTACCTGCGGGTGCGCGCCCGCCTGCTGGCCCAGCGCTACGGGGCCCTCTcggagcagagcagctgccgGGCCCACAGCAGCAGCGCCCTCCGCGCCAGCCGCACCACCCTCGACCGCATGGAG GACTTCGAGGAGGACCCGCGGGTGGCCCGCGGACACCGTCGCTCCCTCAGCCGCGGCTCCCACCCCGGGGTCCCCCGCGGGACCACCGACGAGCG CCCCCCCGGAGTCGTCCCGACGCCGCTGGCGGAAGCGAGCCGCGCCATGGCCGGCGACACGACGCTGAGCGAGAATTACGCCTTCGCCGGCGTTTACCACGTCTTCGACCAGCACACCGACAGCGCCG TGCCGAAGGTGCAGTTCGCCCACGACGACCGTCACCTGCTGGCCTGCTGCTCGCTGGACGGCACCATCTCCGTTTGCCGGCTGGCGCCGGGACCGCCGGCGGTGCTGCGGGTGCTGCGGGGCCACGGGGGCGGCGTCGCCGATTTCGCCTGGTCCCTCTCCAACGACGTCCTGGTGTCGGCTTCCCTCGACGGCACCTTGAGGCTCTGGGCTCCCGCCGACGGGCGATGCATCCGCCGCGTGCCGGATCCCGACGGCGCCGCTCTGCTCTGCTGCGCCTTCCAGCCCCTCAACAACAACCTCACCGTG GTGGGCAGCGCCCGGCACATGGTGCGGGTGGTGAACATCTCGACGGGAAAAGCGGCGCGAGGCGGCGCGGGACGGTTGCCCGGACGGGTGCTGGCGCTTTGTTTCGATTCCCCGGGTCGCGTCCTTTGGGCCGGCGACGACCGCGGTTCCGTCTCCTCGTTTCTCTGCGATCCCGGCACCG GGCGGCTAACGAAGGCCTCGCGGGTGGTGGTGCAGGCGGGCGGCTCCATCACCTCGCTTTCAGCGCGCGCCTGGGCCAGCCGCGAAGCCCCCGACCCTTCTCTGCTGGTCAACGCCTGCCCCGACCGCCTGCTGCTTTTTCG ggtCGTGGAGGAGGAAGGTTCGGGAGCGCCGGGACTGCGGCTGCGGCGCAGCTTCCCCACGCGGCACCGGGAACAACCCCTGCGCAGCTGCTTCTGTCCCCTCATGTCGTTCCGGCAAGGCGCCTGCGTGG TGACGGGCAGCGAGGACGCCTGCGTGCACTTTTTCGACGTGGGGCGCGCGGCGCGGGCCACCGTCAACACGCTGCAAGGCCACGGCGGGGCGGTGCTGGCCGTCGCCTTCAACTGCGACGAGAGCCTGCTGGCCTCCAGCGACGCCGCCGGCACCGTCATCGTTTGGCGGCGGCAGCACGCCTGA
- the WAS gene encoding actin nucleation-promoting factor WAS isoform X2, which yields MSHRGRGGVPGGDNVPSGLLQQQENLRLFELLGRKCVTLATAVAQLVVAELGGPGGAWAKRGCGVACLVRDSPRRSYFIRLYCLPAGSLWWEQELHGEMGYTAPTPFFHTFASHEGRAGLNFADEGEAAAFEGLVQERLRRRQQRAEKRQLPPPPPPGDERCGSLTRTPSATGDGSAPPVPAVPIANPDITASRYRGLPPPTAGPPSAGTTPPQAGEQKKGGRKKISKADIGAPSGFKHVGHIGWDPNNGFDVAALDPACGRCSPAPGSARRSWPMPKRPVSSTTFIQGRGGCRPCGRRCDARTPEAPESCSSPNPNAGGLVGALMDVMQKRSRVIHSSDEGDDGEEEDEDDEWDD from the exons ATGAGCCATAGGGgtcgggggggggtcccggggggcgACAACGTCCCCTCggggctcctgcagcagcaggaaaacctGCGGCTCTTCGAGCTCCTGGGCCGGAAATGTGTG ACGCTGGCGACGGCGGTGGCGCAGCTGGTGGTGGCGGagctgggggggccggggggggcctgGGCCAAGCGGGGGTGCGGGGTGGCCTGTCTGGTGCGGGACAGCCCCCGCCGCTCCTACTTCATCCGCCTCTACTGCCTGCCC GCCGGGAGCCTgtggtgggagcaggagctgcacGGGGAGATGGGGTACACGGCGCCCACCCCCTTCTTCCACACCTTCGCCTCCCAC GAGGGCCGGGCGGGGCTGAACTTCGCGGACGAGGGAGAGGCGGCCGCCTTCGAGGGGCTCGTCCAGGAGCGGCTGCgccggcggcagcagcgggCGG aAAAGCGGCAGCTCCCgcctccgcccccccccggggatg agcGCTGCGGGAGCTTGACCCGGACCCCGTCGGCCACCGGCGATGGCAGCG cccccccggtCCCGGCCGTCCCCATCGCCAACCCCGACATCACGGCGTCCCGTTACCGGGGGTTGCCCCCCCCCACGGCGGGACCCCCCTCGGCGGGGACGACCCCCCCCCAAGCCGGCGAGCAGAAGAAGGGGGGGCGCAAGAAAATCTCCAAGGCCGACATCGGGGCTCCCTCTGGCTTCAA gcacGTCGGTCACATCGGCTGGGACCCCAATAACGGTTTCGAC GTGGCGGCGCTGGACCCCGCCTGCGGGCGCTGTTCTCCCGCGCCGGGATCAGCGAGGCGCAGTTGGCCGATGCCGAAACGTCCCGTCTCATCCACGACTTTCATCcagggccgggggggctgcaggccGTGCGGGAGGAGATGCGACGCCAGG acccccgaAGCCCCCGaaagctgcagcagccccaACCCCAACGccggggggctggtgggggccCTCATGGACGTCATGCAGAAGCGCAGCCGCGTCATCCACTCCTCGG ACGAGGGGGACGATGGCGAAGAGGAGGACGAAGACGACGAGTGGGACGActga
- the WAS gene encoding actin nucleation-promoting factor WAS isoform X1 gives MSHRGRGGVPGGDNVPSGLLQQQENLRLFELLGRKCVTLATAVAQLVVAELGGPGGAWAKRGCGVACLVRDSPRRSYFIRLYCLPAGSLWWEQELHGEMGYTAPTPFFHTFASHEGRAGLNFADEGEAAAFEGLVQERLRRRQQRAEKRQLPPPPPPGDERCGSLTRTPSATGDGSAPPVPAVPIANPDITASRYRGLPPPTAGPPSAGTTPPQAGEQKKGGRKKISKADIGAPSGFKHVGHIGWDPNNGFDVAALDPACGRCSPAPGSARRSWPMPKRPVSSTTFIQGRGGCRPCGRRCDARVPLPPPGRGVPPLLPPPAPPAAARGRSPRPPRRGGPLLLHGAGPPPPRPPAPPPAPARGHAPSGAAPAPSAASPAPAPLRWPAPAAAPPPSGRGALLDQIRQGVTLNKTPEAPESCSSPNPNAGGLVGALMDVMQKRSRVIHSSDEGDDGEEEDEDDEWDD, from the exons ATGAGCCATAGGGgtcgggggggggtcccggggggcgACAACGTCCCCTCggggctcctgcagcagcaggaaaacctGCGGCTCTTCGAGCTCCTGGGCCGGAAATGTGTG ACGCTGGCGACGGCGGTGGCGCAGCTGGTGGTGGCGGagctgggggggccggggggggcctgGGCCAAGCGGGGGTGCGGGGTGGCCTGTCTGGTGCGGGACAGCCCCCGCCGCTCCTACTTCATCCGCCTCTACTGCCTGCCC GCCGGGAGCCTgtggtgggagcaggagctgcacGGGGAGATGGGGTACACGGCGCCCACCCCCTTCTTCCACACCTTCGCCTCCCAC GAGGGCCGGGCGGGGCTGAACTTCGCGGACGAGGGAGAGGCGGCCGCCTTCGAGGGGCTCGTCCAGGAGCGGCTGCgccggcggcagcagcgggCGG aAAAGCGGCAGCTCCCgcctccgcccccccccggggatg agcGCTGCGGGAGCTTGACCCGGACCCCGTCGGCCACCGGCGATGGCAGCG cccccccggtCCCGGCCGTCCCCATCGCCAACCCCGACATCACGGCGTCCCGTTACCGGGGGTTGCCCCCCCCCACGGCGGGACCCCCCTCGGCGGGGACGACCCCCCCCCAAGCCGGCGAGCAGAAGAAGGGGGGGCGCAAGAAAATCTCCAAGGCCGACATCGGGGCTCCCTCTGGCTTCAA gcacGTCGGTCACATCGGCTGGGACCCCAATAACGGTTTCGAC GTGGCGGCGCTGGACCCCGCCTGCGGGCGCTGTTCTCCCGCGCCGGGATCAGCGAGGCGCAGTTGGCCGATGCCGAAACGTCCCGTCTCATCCACGACTTTCATCcagggccgggggggctgcaggccGTGCGGGAGGAGATGCGACGCCAGG gtccccctccccccgccgggccggggggtcccccccctcctcccccccccggccccccccgcagccgctcggggccgctccccccgccccccccgccgggggggccccctcctcctccacgGGGCGGGGCCTCCGCCGCCCCGCCCtcccgctccgccgcccgccccggcccgcggACACGCCCCCTCGGGCGCGgcccccgccccctccgccgcctcccccgcccccgcccccctccggtggcccgcccccgccgccgccccgcccccctcGGGCCGGGGGGCTCTGCTGGACCAGATCCGACAGGGGGTCACCCTCaacaag acccccgaAGCCCCCGaaagctgcagcagccccaACCCCAACGccggggggctggtgggggccCTCATGGACGTCATGCAGAAGCGCAGCCGCGTCATCCACTCCTCGG ACGAGGGGGACGATGGCGAAGAGGAGGACGAAGACGACGAGTGGGACGActga
- the SUV39H1 gene encoding histone-lysine N-methyltransferase SUV39H1 isoform X1: MAENLKGCSVCCKSSWSRLQDLCRLERVRCPALGVTRRNLGDFEVEYLCDYKRVRDEEYYLVKWRGYPESANTWEPRKNLRCHGLLKQLHQDLARAPGGPVRPGPRGLPARAASYLVQKAEQRRALRRWERLLNSTRSHRGRIAVENEVDLHGPPRDFVYINEYKVGAGVNLTPVAVGCECRDCLAEAAGGCCPGASRNKFAYNEAGQVRIRAGLPIYECNSRCRCGADCPNRVVQKGIRYDLCIFRTGNGRGWGVRTLERIRKNSFVMEYVGEIITSEEAERRGQVYDRQGATYLFDLDYVEDVYTVDAAHYGNISHFVNHSCDPNLQVYNVFIENLDERLPRIALFATRPIRAGEELTFDYNMHVDPVDAESTRMDSNFGLAGGGLGGSPRARGRIECKCGAAACRKYLF; the protein is encoded by the exons ATGGcggaaaatttaaaag GCTGCTCCGTCTGTTGTAAATCGTCGTGGTCGCGGCTGCAGGACCTGTGCCGCCTGGAGCGGGTGCGCTGCCCGGCGCTCGGCGTCACCCGACGGAACCTGGGGGACTTCGAGGTGGAGTACCTCTGCGACTACAAGCGTGTGAGG GACGAGGAGTACTACCTGGTGAAGTGGCGGGGTTACCCCGAGAGCGCCAACACCTGGGAGCCCCGCAAGAACCTGCGTTGCCACGGGCTGCTGAAGCAACTGCACCAGGACCTGGCTCGTGCCCCGGGGGGGCCGGTCCGCCCCGGTCCGCGGGGGTTGCCCGCCCGCGCCGCTTCCTACCTGGTGCAGAAAGCGGAGCAACGCCGGGCCCTGCGGCGCTGGGAGCGGCTCCTCAACAGCACCCGCAGCCACCGGGGTCGCATCGCCGTGGAGAACGAGGTGGACTTGCACGGCCCCCCCCGGGACTTCGTTTACATCAACGAGTACAAGGTGGGGGCCGGCGTCAACCTGACGCCGGTGGCGGTGGGCTGCGAGTGCCGCGACTGCCtggcggaggcggcgggcggTTGTTGCCCCGGGGCGTCCCGCAACAAGTTCGCCTACAACGAGGCGGGGCAGGTGCGCATCCGGGCGGGGCTGCCCATCTACGAGTGCAACTCGCGGTGCCGCTGCGGCGCCGACTGCCCCAACCGCGTGGTGCAGAAGGGCATCCGCTACGACCTCTGCATCTTCCGCACCGGCAACGGACGCGGCTGGGGCGTCCGCACCCTCGAGCGTATCCGCAAGAACAGCTTCGTCATGGAGTACGTGGGGGAG ATCATCACGTCGGAGGAGGCGGAGCGCCGGGGGCAGGTGTACGACCGGCAGGGAGCCACCTACCTCTTCGACCTGGACTACGTGGAGGACGTCTACACCGTGGACGCGGCCCACTACGGCAACATCTCCCACTTTGTCAACCACAGC TGCGACCCCAACCTGCAGGTCTACAACGTCTTCATCGAGAACCTGGACGAGCGCCTGCCGCGCATCGCCCTCTTCGCCACCCGCCCCATCCGCGCCGGCGAGGAGCTCACCTTCGACTACAACATGCACG TGGACCCGGTGGACGCGGAGAGCACCCGCATGGACTCCAACTTTGgactggcgggggggggcctggggggctCCCCCCGGGCCCGGGGGCGCATCGAATGCAAGTGCGGGGCCGCCGCCTGTCGCAAGTACCTCTTCTGA